In Apium graveolens cultivar Ventura chromosome 10, ASM990537v1, whole genome shotgun sequence, the following are encoded in one genomic region:
- the LOC141690778 gene encoding uncharacterized protein LOC141690778, whose product MLKDGMKWRVEAGDRVEVLGQQWLVDNNKPYITTTFPAIIKTTVNSLICVDKREWDVDLIRDIFNESFNERDQCCILNVPLKEGSCEDVIFWKWENNGIYLVKSGYKLLQAQKNEWRLNDEAIQLQQKYANVRPLCPVCSTDVETIEHAIFLCPFAVRCWVVLNKAIRYVLGLSFSQWLENTLALCNKEQQAKVVTLCWAIWRAQNEVVWNKKSSTVNRVVAETKHYLT is encoded by the exons ATGCTCAAGGATGGTATGAAATGGAGAGTGGAAGCAGGAGATAGAGTTGAAGTTTTGGGTCAGCAATGGTTGGTGGACAACAATAAACCATATATTACTACAACCTTTCCTGCTATTATAAAGACTACGGTCAATTCTCTGATTTGTGTTGATAAGAGAGAATGGGATGTTGATCTTATTCGCGATATCTTTAATGAGAGCTTTAATGAGAGGGACCAGTGCTGTATTTTGAATGTTCCGCTGAAGGAGGGCAGTTGTGAAGATGTGATTTTCTGGAAATGGGAAAATAATGGCATTTACTTAGTGAAGAGTGGTTATAAGCTGCTGCAGGCACAAAAGAATGAATGGAGGCTAAATGATGAAGCTA TTCAGTTACAGCAAAAATATGCTAACGTTCGACCTTTGTGTCCAGTGTGTTCTACTGATGTTGAAACTATAGAGCATGCTATTTTCTTATGTCCTTTTGCTGTGCGGTGTTGGGTTGTGCTAAATAAAGCTATAAGGTATGTGCTGGGATTAAGTTTCTCACAGTGGCTGGAAAACACTTTGGCTCTTTGTAATAAGGAGCAACAAGCGAAAGTTGTTACTCTATGTTGGGCAATCTGGAGAGCACAAAATGAAGTAGTATGGAATAAAAAATCTTCTACGGTGAATAGAGTAGTGGCGGAAACAAAGCATTACCTTACATAG
- the LOC141690779 gene encoding uncharacterized protein LOC141690779, whose product MSTTRDSVQEMEEEFAMISIGDEEHGGLMYDEKSEELCEIDARWCLVGHFLTDSSIDFQAMQHKMTSPWRPGRRMYFKQLDVNRFIFQFYHEVDIKRVVDGSPWSFGRFLLVFERLKEGDNPRTLAINKLDIWVQLHGMSFGIMSLRLFKDVANYIGEFIESDANNFVGVWRKFLWVRVSVSLDKPLKWIIKIRKSESTWC is encoded by the coding sequence ATGTCTACTACAAGAGATTCAGTCCAGGAGATGGAGGAGGAATTCGCGATGATTAGCATTGGTGATGAAGAACATGGAGGCTTAATGTATGATGAAAAATCAGAGGAGCTgtgtgaaattgatgcaagatGGTGCTTAGTAGGTCATTTTCTCACAGATTCATCGATTGATTTCCAGGCTATGCAACACAAAATGACATCTCCGTGGCGTCCGGGGAGAAGGATGTATTTTAAGCAATTGGATGTAAACAGATTCATCTTCCAGTTTTATCATGAGGTTGATATAAAAAGAGTTGTTGATGGTAGTCCATGGTCCTTTGGTCGTTTTCTCTTGGTGTTTGAGAGATTAAAAGAGGGAGACAATCCAAGAACTTTGGCGATCAATAAACTGGATATATGGGTGCAACTCCATGGTATGAGTTTTGGCATCATGTCTTTAAGACTATTCAAGGATGTTGCCAATTACATTGGCGAGTTTATTGAGTCAGATGCTAATAATTTTGTGGGCGTTTGGAGGAAGTTTTTGTGGGTGAGAGTTTCTGTATCGTTGGATAAGCCTCTTAAATGGATAATAAAGATACGGAAGAGTGAGTCAACTTGGTGCTAG